The proteins below come from a single Drosophila miranda strain MSH22 chromosome Y unlocalized genomic scaffold, D.miranda_PacBio2.1 Contig_Y1_pilon, whole genome shotgun sequence genomic window:
- the LOC117189459 gene encoding inhibitor of Bruton tyrosine kinase-like has protein sequence MVTFCDQYFIESLQNFCESLILDKISIRKCGEMLDFAAMYNCKLLHKGCMDFICHNLARVLCYRSIELCDEATLKCLNDHYRKMFSNVFDYRQITPFSEAIEDELLLSFVVDCDIDLDYRMDPETKLKAAAELKQKDLRRQDASHYYEQQAISSMMRSLSVSESASGPEATTGPQESTRSEGKNWSRVVDKKEQKRKLTDTALKVNNTLKLEEPPRPELEVIERAPIKEQTPPPTSPAEETSTPLSKSYNLDLRSLTPQSQKLSQKQRKRLSSELKSWRSPLVEQEPTTPVVVPNAWGLPPATPSSSSFSDSPATGSLSDPTSFANMMRGQAAAAKFLEDPRR, from the exons ATGGTCACGTTTTGCGATCAGTACTTCATTGAATCGCTGCAGAACTTTTGCGAATCGCTTATTCTAGACAAGATCAGCATACGGAAGTGCGGCGAGATGTTGGACTTTGCCGCGATGTACAACTGCAAGCTGCTGCACAAGGGATGCATGGACTTCATCTGCCACAACCTGGCCAGAGTTCTCTGCTACCGCAGCATCGAACTGTGCGATGAGGCGACTCTCAAATGCCTTAACGACCATTACCGTAAGATGTTCTCCAATGTCTTCGACTACCGCCAGATCACGCCCTTCTCGGAGGCCATAGAAGATGAACTGCTGCTTAGTTTTGTCGTTGACTGCGATATTGACCTGGACTATCGAATGGACCCG GAAACAAAGCTAAAAGCGGCAGCTGAGCTTAAGCAGAAGGACTTGCGGAGGCAAGACGCCAGTCACTACTACGAACAGCAGGCCATATCCAGCATGATGAGATCGCTAAGCGTAAGTGAGTCTGCCTCTGGCCCTGAGGCGACTACCGGACCGCAGGAAAGCACTCGAAGCGAGGGCAAGAACTGGTCTCGTGTGGTGGACAAAAAGGAACAGAAACGAAAGCTAACCGACACTGCCCTGAAAGTGAACAACACACTTAAGCTGGAAGAGCCACCGAGGCCAGAGCTAGAGGTCATTGAAAGGGCTCCCATTAAGGAGCAAACGCCACCGCCAACCTCCCCTGCAGAAGAGACCAGTACGCCGCTGAGTAAGAGCTACAATCTGGATCTCAGATCCCTGACGCCCCAGTCGCAGAAACTGTCGCAGAAGCAACGGAAACGTCTGTCCTCCGAATTGAAGAGCTGGCGTTCGCCTCTGGTGGAGCAAGAGCCCACCACTCCTGTGGTTGTGCCGAATGCCTGGGGCTTGCCACCCGCCACTCCGTCGAGTAGTTCCTTTAGCGACTCACCAGCAACAGGCAGCCTTTCGGACCCCACCTCCTTTGCCAATATGATGCGAGGCCAAGCGGCTGCCGCAAAGTTTCTCGAGGATCCTCGCCGATGA